The following coding sequences lie in one Deltaproteobacteria bacterium IMCC39524 genomic window:
- a CDS encoding ABC transporter substrate-binding protein, translating into MKKLKLLVVLSLVALLATPAFAADTIKIGFNIPMTGDIPEVGEGSKNAAEMYLADINGAGGLEVGGKKYMLEFIYMDNESKADSAVNAALKLIEQEEVVAIIGPNSSKQAVPGGGTANENRVPMISPWSTNPNTTLDRPWVFRAAFLDPFQGPVVADFAAKKFGAKTAAVLFDVANDYSVGLAEVFKAAWEAKGLGPVVAYESNGTKDQDFSAQLTTIIAAKPDFIFVPENYNQVALIIPQARDLGYKGPFMGSDAWGTPDLVKLCGEQCNGQYFSTHYAAAGAKGATKVFIDRYTEKYGSEPADYAALTWDSIGLMLEGIKNAGMVDSNPRKMRQAIRDGLAAIKSFDGVTGSSKFNEQGDPIKCAVIVKVSDEGTFVFEESVCP; encoded by the coding sequence TGTATTGTCCCTGGTCGCCTTGCTCGCGACCCCCGCCTTTGCAGCCGACACCATCAAGATCGGCTTCAACATCCCGATGACCGGGGACATCCCCGAAGTTGGGGAAGGCTCCAAAAACGCCGCTGAAATGTACCTTGCCGATATCAACGGCGCCGGAGGTCTTGAGGTTGGCGGCAAGAAGTACATGCTTGAGTTCATCTATATGGACAACGAATCTAAAGCCGACTCGGCAGTCAACGCTGCCCTCAAACTGATCGAGCAGGAAGAGGTCGTGGCGATTATCGGCCCCAACTCTTCCAAGCAGGCAGTCCCTGGCGGCGGTACCGCTAACGAAAACCGCGTGCCGATGATCAGTCCCTGGTCGACCAATCCGAATACCACGCTGGACCGTCCTTGGGTTTTCCGCGCCGCCTTCCTCGACCCCTTCCAGGGACCAGTCGTTGCTGACTTTGCGGCCAAGAAATTCGGTGCCAAGACCGCAGCAGTGCTCTTCGACGTCGCCAACGACTATTCTGTCGGCCTGGCAGAAGTATTTAAAGCTGCCTGGGAAGCCAAGGGGCTCGGCCCGGTCGTCGCCTACGAGTCGAATGGCACCAAGGATCAGGATTTCTCAGCCCAACTGACCACCATTATCGCCGCCAAGCCTGATTTCATCTTTGTTCCGGAAAACTACAACCAGGTCGCCCTGATCATCCCGCAGGCGCGTGATCTCGGCTACAAGGGTCCCTTCATGGGTTCCGACGCCTGGGGTACCCCGGACCTGGTCAAACTCTGTGGCGAGCAGTGCAACGGTCAGTACTTCTCAACCCATTACGCTGCAGCCGGCGCCAAGGGTGCGACCAAGGTTTTCATCGATCGCTACACCGAAAAGTACGGCTCAGAGCCGGCTGACTATGCCGCCCTGACCTGGGATTCCATCGGTCTGATGCTCGAAGGGATCAAGAACGCCGGCATGGTCGACTCCAACCCGCGCAAGATGCGCCAAGCCATCCGTGACGGACTGGCTGCTATCAAGTCTTTTGACGGCGTCACCGGCTCATCCAAGTTTAATGAGCAGGGCGACCCGATCAAGTGCGCTGTTATCGTTAAAGTCTCTGACGAGGGAACCTTTGTCTTCGAGGAGTCTGTTTGCCCATAA